One part of the Spirochaetota bacterium genome encodes these proteins:
- a CDS encoding DUF6206 family protein, with translation MEDDHKDIIEHFALLNTVYELKRKRIRFMQLASVDTELSNLSKHFYTIWDKTSKGFVLKDAVQHAKSIDIIKGLFGQHDEIITIMRGNKAILTVDKIRFYQYLVRHIANTRALHNLYNLFYGEENLSIEKLVKEQLPYLERYLPTFKKFDKAKNLQELVLSQFDVQNIWSIIEIYDRIRDNLIQDMSLYRQFTKDFTRLYREELTLKILGYGEISTVMQTIHGSTLNQSFIKTKIAESDWVWKRMPPIDTLDDVEALKKVYYEYREILTKKIGIQVPEQQFRYFKSNGWYTVYAGQKKVNPQMVGNSLVKRLDERNAVALFTKILSELKKWYSFNMSDSSLKVGIDGQISNWVLVSVDGALNYVGENDTLLYIDTSTPLYRINGVEQLNAELFLKNTPWFLRAIIRALFLQEVLDRYYDLRSVVIDCIANLYKEKREDLIPAFIKAANYFFASIDESIQPLTLDEIAKYYKSDAFIWRLFQFARRVDKFVTEVIFRKKYMYRLPEKIER, from the coding sequence ATGGAAGATGATCATAAAGATATCATAGAACATTTTGCACTATTAAACACAGTGTATGAACTAAAACGGAAGCGAATACGGTTTATGCAATTAGCATCGGTTGATACTGAACTAAGTAACCTTTCCAAACATTTTTATACTATCTGGGATAAAACATCTAAAGGATTTGTATTAAAAGATGCCGTGCAGCATGCCAAAAGTATTGATATTATAAAAGGACTTTTTGGTCAACATGATGAAATAATAACGATTATGCGTGGAAATAAAGCTATACTTACCGTTGATAAGATACGATTTTATCAGTATTTGGTGCGGCATATTGCAAACACACGGGCGCTTCATAATCTGTATAACCTTTTTTATGGTGAGGAAAACCTTTCAATTGAGAAACTTGTTAAGGAACAATTGCCGTATTTAGAGCGATACCTTCCAACATTTAAAAAATTTGATAAGGCAAAAAATTTACAGGAATTAGTCCTATCACAATTTGATGTGCAAAATATTTGGTCTATTATTGAAATATATGACCGTATTCGTGATAATCTTATACAGGATATGAGTTTATACCGGCAATTTACAAAAGATTTTACACGATTGTATCGTGAAGAGCTTACATTAAAAATATTAGGATATGGCGAAATATCCACTGTGATGCAAACCATACATGGATCAACATTGAATCAATCATTTATCAAAACGAAAATTGCAGAGTCTGATTGGGTGTGGAAACGGATGCCCCCTATCGACACACTTGATGATGTGGAAGCACTGAAGAAAGTGTATTATGAGTACAGAGAAATACTTACAAAAAAAATTGGCATTCAGGTTCCAGAGCAGCAGTTTCGTTATTTTAAAAGCAATGGATGGTATACCGTATATGCTGGTCAGAAAAAAGTTAACCCGCAGATGGTTGGCAATTCTCTGGTAAAACGTTTAGATGAACGCAATGCGGTGGCCTTGTTTACTAAGATACTATCTGAGCTAAAAAAATGGTATAGTTTTAATATGAGCGATAGTTCCTTGAAAGTGGGTATTGATGGGCAAATATCAAACTGGGTGTTGGTTTCGGTTGATGGTGCCCTGAATTATGTTGGTGAAAATGATACTCTGCTATATATTGATACCAGCACACCGTTATATCGTATTAATGGTGTTGAACAGCTCAATGCAGAGCTGTTTTTGAAAAATACACCATGGTTTTTACGCGCGATTATACGGGCTTTATTTTTACAGGAAGTGTTGGATAGGTATTATGATTTGCGTTCGGTAGTTATTGACTGTATAGCAAACCTGTATAAGGAAAAGCGTGAAGACCTGATACCTGCGTTTATAAAAGCTGCAAATTATTTCTTTGCATCAATAGATGAATCAATACAACCATTGACTCTTGACGAGATAGCAAAATATTATAAAAGTGATGCGTTTATATGGCGACTGTTCCAGTTTGCACGCAGGGTTGATAAATTTGTAACTGAGGTTATTTTTCGAAAGAAATACATGTACCGCCTACCGGAAAAAATTGAGCGGTAA
- a CDS encoding transporter substrate-binding domain-containing protein, producing the protein MTILIIPNCSSEDTNSLFLTPEEKDYIQSLKKPVIAAPCPDYPPIDFTDHTGNPIGLSQDYLNEIGKKLGLTFTIEMKESWADVLQAAKDRNVDIVLSIQDVPERHSFLHFTKPYVRIPNVIVVQKSNTKVNSLDGLAGMKIAAVKGYAVIDFIKKRYPSFTIETVKNETEGLMKLSFGEYDAMIISLSTVSYLVDTYSITNLRVAGNVGYDWNLCIGVRSDDQLLYSIVSKALDSIPESKRRAIYQRWISLAPRPFYQEKEFWYILTVLLFGGLLVIIGIIAWNASLRRQVKIKTEQLENELYWHKKTQEQLLLEKERLLITIQSIGDAFISTDERGNIILSNKQADLLFNNTILLGKDVRALVNFAESTVQNVVDPIGECIQLKKPVVHYHLKCHCNNRTIDVSVASSPIEMDNTIIGTVTIIRDITDMLAMQNELIKLQQFESLGILAAGIAHDFNNILTSIMGNAEIASLMLLKNTQKHNFLEIIDGIKKSVKSAQSLTGQLLTYAKGGKPIKKTGNILQLIRDTVDFITHGSSVKVVYDIDDKIENIEFDEHQLSHVFRNLTLNAIQAMENTGVLTITVKSLKNKPDVLQLPDGEYIMIQFSDTGKGISQEHINRIFDPYFTTKEEGTGLGLTTSLSIVRQHGGTITVSSSEKGTDFAIYLPKIKGDVSVNKTHKAKVDSISAHVLILDDRQEILDVTAGMLDMLGCSYDTATQSDDAIGKIIASKEKGKQFDCVLVDITIPGSMSGVDAFAQMKKIQENLKGIVMSGYADNSAIADYARYGFSWYLVKPFTFDEIKQALIKVMNT; encoded by the coding sequence ACTGACCATACGGGAAATCCTATTGGGTTAAGCCAGGATTATTTAAATGAAATAGGTAAAAAGCTTGGACTAACATTTACTATAGAAATGAAGGAGTCATGGGCAGATGTGTTGCAAGCAGCAAAAGATAGAAACGTGGATATTGTTCTTTCAATCCAGGATGTTCCTGAGCGACATTCGTTTTTACATTTTACAAAGCCATATGTACGAATCCCCAACGTTATTGTTGTGCAAAAATCCAATACAAAAGTTAATAGCCTGGATGGTTTAGCCGGGATGAAGATTGCAGCAGTGAAGGGTTATGCGGTGATTGACTTTATTAAAAAGAGATATCCATCATTTACTATAGAGACGGTAAAAAACGAAACTGAAGGTTTGATGAAATTGTCCTTTGGTGAATATGATGCAATGATTATCTCACTTTCAACAGTGTCGTATCTGGTAGATACTTATAGTATTACAAATTTACGTGTTGCTGGCAATGTGGGATATGACTGGAATTTATGTATAGGTGTTCGCAGTGATGATCAATTACTTTATTCAATTGTTTCTAAGGCTCTGGATTCTATACCTGAAAGTAAAAGGCGTGCTATTTACCAGAGATGGATTTCACTGGCACCACGTCCATTTTACCAGGAAAAAGAATTTTGGTATATCCTGACAGTATTGCTATTTGGAGGGTTGCTTGTAATAATCGGTATCATTGCCTGGAATGCTTCACTACGTAGACAGGTAAAAATTAAAACAGAGCAGCTTGAAAATGAGCTGTACTGGCATAAAAAAACTCAGGAGCAATTGCTTCTTGAAAAGGAGCGGTTGCTTATTACTATCCAATCAATTGGTGATGCTTTCATAAGCACTGATGAAAGGGGTAATATTATTCTTTCCAATAAACAAGCTGATTTATTATTTAATAATACAATTTTATTAGGAAAGGATGTTAGAGCTTTAGTTAATTTTGCAGAATCAACCGTTCAAAACGTGGTTGACCCTATTGGAGAATGTATTCAGTTGAAAAAGCCCGTTGTACATTATCATCTTAAATGCCATTGTAATAATAGAACAATAGATGTGTCGGTTGCTTCATCACCCATTGAGATGGATAATACTATTATTGGTACTGTCACAATTATAAGAGATATTACCGACATGTTAGCAATGCAAAACGAGCTTATTAAGCTGCAGCAATTTGAATCCTTAGGAATATTAGCTGCTGGCATAGCTCATGATTTCAATAACATCCTTACTTCAATAATGGGTAATGCTGAAATAGCATCATTAATGCTGTTGAAAAATACTCAAAAACATAATTTTTTAGAAATAATTGATGGTATAAAAAAATCTGTGAAATCTGCACAATCTTTAACAGGGCAACTGTTAACCTATGCAAAAGGTGGGAAACCAATTAAAAAAACAGGTAATATACTGCAATTGATTCGGGATACTGTGGATTTCATAACACATGGCAGCAGCGTTAAGGTTGTTTATGATATTGATGATAAAATAGAAAATATTGAGTTTGATGAGCATCAGCTATCGCATGTATTCAGGAATCTAACCTTAAATGCAATACAGGCAATGGAAAATACAGGTGTGTTAACAATAACGGTAAAGAGTTTAAAGAATAAACCTGATGTATTGCAATTACCTGATGGTGAGTATATCATGATTCAATTTTCAGATACCGGAAAAGGTATTTCGCAAGAACATATTAATAGAATATTTGATCCTTATTTTACAACAAAAGAAGAAGGCACTGGATTAGGACTTACCACATCGTTATCAATTGTACGGCAGCATGGAGGTACCATAACAGTTTCATCTTCTGAAAAAGGAACTGATTTTGCAATTTATCTGCCAAAAATAAAAGGTGATGTTTCAGTTAATAAAACACATAAAGCAAAAGTTGATTCTATAAGTGCTCATGTTTTAATACTTGATGATAGGCAGGAGATACTTGACGTTACAGCCGGGATGCTGGATATGTTAGGGTGTAGTTATGACACTGCAACTCAGAGTGATGATGCAATTGGAAAAATAATTGCATCAAAAGAAAAAGGCAAACAATTTGATTGTGTGCTGGTTGATATCACCATTCCTGGAAGTATGAGTGGGGTAGATGCTTTTGCCCAGATGAAGAAAATACAGGAAAATTTAAAAGGAATTGTGATGAGCGGATATGCTGATAACAGTGCTATTGCAGATTATGCACGATATGGTTTCTCGTGGTATCTTGTTAAACCGTTTACGTTTGATGAAATAAAGCAGGCACTGATAAAAGTAATGAATACATAA
- a CDS encoding aspartate aminotransferase family protein encodes MNKEKIMELYARYVSPGKVEMYKKYDIALVPHKRRGVFLYDITGKRYINCHCNGGVFNVGHRNKKIMDAVKKAMQRYDIGNHHLISHPKAMLAQKLAATMPPGLNQVVYGVSGGEVIDTAIKLARAVTGRPNIISAIGGYHGHTGLALATGDEKFKKPFEPLSPGFIQVPFNDVEAMKAAIDEHTAAVILETIPATLGIVVPHKDYFKEVKKLCHSQGALLIMDEVQTGFGRTGKLWGFEHFDVVPDIVVLGKGMSGGIYPITATVYKEEYAFFFKENPFIHISTFGGSEIGCFAAMAVLDMCDSKLLNNVNEMADYFTKKLNKLSLQYPKVSFTVRGLGLMMGLAFNDEMTALFMVKLLFDNGVYVVYSGNDPKVIQFLPPLIITKREADLVVAAIQKSLQALSQ; translated from the coding sequence ATGAACAAAGAAAAAATAATGGAGCTGTATGCACGGTATGTGTCCCCCGGCAAAGTGGAGATGTACAAAAAATATGACATTGCGCTTGTGCCACATAAACGTCGTGGTGTGTTTTTATACGATATTACAGGCAAGCGGTACATAAACTGCCATTGTAACGGAGGTGTGTTTAATGTGGGGCACAGGAATAAAAAAATAATGGATGCGGTTAAAAAAGCAATGCAGCGTTATGATATAGGTAACCACCATCTCATTAGCCATCCCAAAGCAATGCTTGCGCAAAAATTGGCAGCCACTATGCCACCTGGCTTAAATCAGGTTGTGTATGGTGTTTCCGGTGGTGAGGTAATAGATACTGCTATCAAGTTAGCACGTGCTGTTACAGGCCGACCAAACATCATTTCAGCCATTGGTGGTTATCATGGGCATACAGGCCTGGCGCTTGCAACGGGGGATGAAAAGTTTAAAAAGCCGTTTGAACCACTTTCACCCGGATTTATCCAGGTACCATTTAATGATGTTGAAGCAATGAAAGCAGCCATTGATGAACATACCGCTGCGGTAATCCTTGAAACAATTCCTGCAACATTGGGCATTGTGGTGCCTCATAAAGATTACTTTAAGGAGGTGAAAAAGCTTTGCCACAGTCAAGGTGCACTGCTTATCATGGATGAGGTGCAGACTGGCTTTGGTAGAACGGGAAAGTTGTGGGGCTTTGAGCATTTTGATGTGGTGCCTGACATAGTGGTGTTGGGCAAAGGCATGAGTGGTGGAATATATCCCATTACTGCAACAGTGTATAAAGAAGAGTATGCATTCTTTTTCAAAGAAAACCCTTTTATTCATATCTCAACGTTTGGTGGCAGTGAAATTGGCTGCTTTGCAGCCATGGCGGTTCTGGATATGTGCGATAGTAAATTGTTAAACAACGTGAATGAAATGGCAGATTATTTTACAAAAAAACTAAATAAGCTTTCGTTGCAGTATCCAAAAGTTTCGTTTACGGTACGAGGATTGGGACTCATGATGGGGCTTGCATTTAATGATGAGATGACAGCGCTTTTCATGGTTAAGCTTTTATTTGATAATGGAGTATATGTGGTATATTCAGGCAATGATCCTAAAGTAATTCAGTTTTTACCGCCACTTATTATTACAAAGCGGGAAGCAGATTTGGTTGTTGCTGCAATACAGAAGTCATTACAAGCATTATCGCAGTGA